One genomic window of Mesoplodon densirostris isolate mMesDen1 chromosome 14, mMesDen1 primary haplotype, whole genome shotgun sequence includes the following:
- the PFN4 gene encoding profilin-4: protein MSHLQNLLLDTLLGTKHVDSAALIKLQEQSLCVASRGFNVMPSDVRTLVNGFAKNPLKTRREGLYFKEKDYKCVRADDYSLYAKSENTGVVVVKTHLYLLVATYTEGMYPSVCVEATEKLGEYLRRKGN, encoded by the exons ATGAGCCATTTGCAGAACTTACTGTTAGATACACTCCTGGGAACAAAGCATGTAGACAGTGCAGCCCTCATCAAACTCCAGGAGCAGAGCCTATGTGTAGCATCACGTGGatttaat GTAATGCCCAGTGATGTCCGAACACTTGTGAATGGATTTGCCAAGAACCCGTTGAAAACCAGAAGAGAAGGATTGTATTTCAAGGAGAAAGACTACAAATGTGTCCGGGCAGATGACTATTCTCTTTATGCTAAGAGT gaaAACACTGGTGTGGTTGTTGTGAAGACCCATCTGTATCTTCTGGTGGCAACTTACACGGAGGGCATGTATCCTAGTGTCTGTGTGGAAGCCACAGAGAAATTGG
- the FAM228B gene encoding protein FAM228B isoform X5 produces MKSLDNDVITDRLPKLKSSNEWLAPQPLSFMEALAKEDIDAAVQSILYRENYIIKELDKYLKHHDFLNARRKEILYKRWVDRVADPLQKKIIENITSHKKIKKRRQEELDGFLKYVNKKGNAFIEHYDPKEYDPFHMNKEDPNFLKVTIPPFRDPLKKAQYDKDDGKRILLQCETGKIFTMKEFKEVEKAKLHSRFPAISNSRHFMTPNEWLKLPTNYIESEFCKRSR; encoded by the exons ATGAAAAGTTTAGACAATGATGTGATAACTGACAGACTTCCCAAGCTCAAGAGCTCAAACGAATGGCTGGCGCCCCAGCCGCTTTCCTTCATGGAG GCATTAGCTAAAGAAGATATTGATGCAGCTGTTCAATCAATATTATACagagaaaattatataattaag GAACTAGATAAGTATTTAAAGCATCATGACTTCTTAAatgcaagaagaaaagagatactATATAAAAGATGGGTTGATCGTGTGGCGGATCCTCTCCagaagaaaattatagaaaatattacTTCAcataagaagattaaaaaaaggagACAAGAGGAATtagatggttttttaaaatacGTAAATAAAAAG GGAAATGCATTTATAGAGCATTATGATCCAAAAGAATATGATCCTTTTCACATGAACAAAGAGGACCCGAATTTTCTGAAG GTTACCATCCCACCATTTCGTGACCCTTTGAAAAAGGCACAATATGACAAAGACGATGGAAAAAGAATTCTTCTTCAGTGTGAGACTG GcaaaatatttacaatgaaagaatttaaagaggtTGAGAAGGCCAAACTGCATTCCAGATTTCCAGCAATTTCTAATTCAAGGCACTTTATGACTCCAAATGAGTGGCTTAAACTGCCTACAAACTACATAGAGAGTGAATTTTGTAAAAGGAGCAGGTAA
- the FAM228B gene encoding protein FAM228B isoform X1, with product MKSLDNDVITDRLPKLKSSNEWLAPQPLSFMEALAKEDIDAAVQSILYRENYIIKELDKYLKHHDFLNARRKEILYKRWVDRVADPLQKKIIENITSHKKIKKRRQEELDGFLKYVNKKGNAFIEHYDPKEYDPFHMNKEDPNFLKVTIPPFRDPLKKAQYDKDDGKRILLQCETGKIFTMKEFKEVEKAKLHSRFPAISNSRHFMTPNEWLKLPTNYIESEFCKRSRPLTVVACPVAEHRLPTRRPSDHGSRIQPLCGMWDPPGPGHEPVSPASAGGLSTTAPPGKPLSY from the exons ATGAAAAGTTTAGACAATGATGTGATAACTGACAGACTTCCCAAGCTCAAGAGCTCAAACGAATGGCTGGCGCCCCAGCCGCTTTCCTTCATGGAG GCATTAGCTAAAGAAGATATTGATGCAGCTGTTCAATCAATATTATACagagaaaattatataattaag GAACTAGATAAGTATTTAAAGCATCATGACTTCTTAAatgcaagaagaaaagagatactATATAAAAGATGGGTTGATCGTGTGGCGGATCCTCTCCagaagaaaattatagaaaatattacTTCAcataagaagattaaaaaaaggagACAAGAGGAATtagatggttttttaaaatacGTAAATAAAAAG GGAAATGCATTTATAGAGCATTATGATCCAAAAGAATATGATCCTTTTCACATGAACAAAGAGGACCCGAATTTTCTGAAG GTTACCATCCCACCATTTCGTGACCCTTTGAAAAAGGCACAATATGACAAAGACGATGGAAAAAGAATTCTTCTTCAGTGTGAGACTG GcaaaatatttacaatgaaagaatttaaagaggtTGAGAAGGCCAAACTGCATTCCAGATTTCCAGCAATTTCTAATTCAAGGCACTTTATGACTCCAAATGAGTGGCTTAAACTGCCTACAAACTACATAGAGAGTGAATTTTGTAAAAGGAGCAG gcctctcactgttgtggcctgtcccgttgcggagcacaggctcccgacacgcaggcccagcgaccatggctcacggatccagccgctctgcggcatgtgggaccctcccggaccggggcacgaacccgtgtcccctgcatcggcaggcggactctcaaccactgcgccaccagggaagcctcttagTTActag
- the FAM228B gene encoding protein FAM228B isoform X4, producing MKSLDNDVITDRLPKLKSSNEWLAPQPLSFMEALAKEDIDAAVQSILYRENYIIKELDKYLKHHDFLNARRKEILYKRWVDRVADPLQKKIIENITSHKKIKKRRQEELDGFLKYVNKKGNAFIEHYDPKEYDPFHMNKEDPNFLKVTIPPFRDPLKKAQYDKDDGKRILLQCETGKIFTMKEFKEVEKAKLHSRFPAISNSRHFMTPNEWLKLPTNYIESEFCKRSRF from the exons ATGAAAAGTTTAGACAATGATGTGATAACTGACAGACTTCCCAAGCTCAAGAGCTCAAACGAATGGCTGGCGCCCCAGCCGCTTTCCTTCATGGAG GCATTAGCTAAAGAAGATATTGATGCAGCTGTTCAATCAATATTATACagagaaaattatataattaag GAACTAGATAAGTATTTAAAGCATCATGACTTCTTAAatgcaagaagaaaagagatactATATAAAAGATGGGTTGATCGTGTGGCGGATCCTCTCCagaagaaaattatagaaaatattacTTCAcataagaagattaaaaaaaggagACAAGAGGAATtagatggttttttaaaatacGTAAATAAAAAG GGAAATGCATTTATAGAGCATTATGATCCAAAAGAATATGATCCTTTTCACATGAACAAAGAGGACCCGAATTTTCTGAAG GTTACCATCCCACCATTTCGTGACCCTTTGAAAAAGGCACAATATGACAAAGACGATGGAAAAAGAATTCTTCTTCAGTGTGAGACTG GcaaaatatttacaatgaaagaatttaaagaggtTGAGAAGGCCAAACTGCATTCCAGATTTCCAGCAATTTCTAATTCAAGGCACTTTATGACTCCAAATGAGTGGCTTAAACTGCCTACAAACTACATAGAGAGTGAATTTTGTAAAAGGAGCAG